The following are encoded together in the Pieris napi chromosome 17, ilPieNapi1.2, whole genome shotgun sequence genome:
- the LOC125057649 gene encoding palmitoyltransferase Hip14, with the protein MYDSTCGAAASGQCGAPQHDCDGVTSRDPPPAPVEQDYSGFDIVKATQYGAYNRVKELVEAGWDVNQPDYETVTLLHWAAINNRREIIEYLLSKGAKVDAIGGELQSTPLQWATRQGHLEATVLLVRAGADPTLRDAEGCGSLHLAAQYGHTAVVAYLVARGVEPDAPDAGGMTPLMWAAWKVTSVDPCRLLLSLGASPNPQDQSHGNTALHWAILARNTTAICTLVLYGNASLDIPNHRGATPLSMLQSDPKAIWVGSKVSERVRELTTSKSNFLRRITYDRKFRWWCVVILPSLAFYVTGLVLETDVPRPLKVLILVSLYASLHFTTNSLFDDELKNILPLSVYMATKLWFYVTWMVVIAPAVSGAATFGFLASSALLWYTFLRSWRSDPGVIAASRADKLRTIVELSERGGGGAFEAARFCSACLVRRPLRSKHCSVCNRCVARFDHHCPWVGNCIGAGNHRHFVGFLLCLLAMCGWMVWGGVRYYRASCGPDPLAWPQCDAWLAWVLLNALFHLFWVSVLSGCQLYLVVCLGMTTNEQLNRGRYPHFQALGGRSPFSRGPLRNLADFLQCGPAAARAHHHV; encoded by the exons ATGTATGATAGTACTTGCGGTGCGGCTGCAAGCGGTCAGTGTGGAGCCCCACAGCACGATTGCGATGGAGTTACATCGCGGGATCCTCCCCCGGCGCCTGTTGAGCAGGACTACAGTGGTTTTGATATCGTTAAAGCGACCCAATACGGCGCCTATAATCGTGTTAAAGAGCTAGTTGAGGCTGGCTGGGACGTAAACCAGCCTGATTATGAGACTGTTACTCTTCTCCATTGGGCTGCTATCAACAACAG ACGAGAGATAATAGAATACCTTCTCTCAAAAGGTGCCAAGGTCGATGCTATCGGTGGGGAGCTTCAATCGACACCCTTGCAGTGGGCCACCCGACAGGGCCACCTTGAGGCGACTGTGCTATTGGTGCGCGCGGGGGCGGACCCCACCCTGCGCGACGCCGAAGGCTGTGGAAGCTTGCATTTGGCGGCGCAGTATGGCCACACAGCGGTAGTGGCGTACCTAGTGGCGCGTGGCGTCGAGCCCGATGCGCCCGACGCTGGAGGCATGACTCCTCTCATGTGGGCCGCCTGGAAGGTCACCTCGGTGGATCCCTGCCGTCTGTTGCTTTCGCTCGGCGCGTCGCCCAATCCTCAGGACCAATCCCACGGCAACACGGCTCTGCACTGGGCAATTCTAGCGAGAAACACGACGGCCATATGTACTTTAGTTCTTTAC GGCAATGCGAGCCTGGACATACCGAACCACCGAGGCGCCACCCCGCTGAGTATGCTCCAGAGCGATCCCAAAGCGATTTGGGTCGGCAGCAAAGTTTCAGAAAGGGTTCGAGAACTGACTACCTCAAAGAGTAACTTTTTACGAAGGATAACGTACGATAGA AAATTCCGATGGTGGTGCGTGGTGATCCTGCCTTCTCTGGCGTTCTACGTGACGGGGCTGGTGTTGGAGACCGACGTGCCGCGTCCGCTCAAGGTGCTCATCCTGGTCTCCCTCTACGCCTCGTTGCATTTCACCACCAACTCGCTCTTCGACGACGAGCTGAAGAACATATTACCGTTGAGCGTGTACATGGCGACGAAGCTGTGGTTCTACGTGACGTGGATGGTGGTGATCGCCCCGGCCGTGAGCGGCGCGGCCACCTTCGGCTTCCTGGCCAGCTCGGCGCTCCTGTGGTATACGTTCCTGCGCTCGTGGCGCTCCGACCCCGGCGTGATCGCGGCGTCGCGGGCCGACAAGCTGCGCACCATCGTGGAGCTGTCGGAGCGCGGCGGCGGCGGCGCCTTCGAGGCGGCGCGCTTCTGCTCGGCCTGCCTCGTGCGGCGGCCGCTGCGCTCCAAGCACTGCTCCGTGTGCAACCGCTGCGTGGCGCGCTTCGACCACCACTGCCCCTGGGTGGGCAACTGCATCGGCGCCGGCAACCACCGCCACTTCGTGGGCTTCCTGCTGTGCCTGCTGGCCATGTGCGGCTGGATGGTGTGGGGCGGCGTGCGATACTACCGCGCCTCGTGCGGCCCGGACCCGCTGGCCTGGCCGCAGTGCGACGCGTGGCTGGCGTGGGTGCTGCTCAACGCGCTGTTTCACCTGTTCTGGGTGTCGGTGCTGAGCGGCTGCCAGCTCTACCTGGTGGTGTGCCTCGGCATGACCACCAACGAGCAGCTCAATCGCGGACGATACCCGCACTTCCAGGCGCTGGGCGGCCGTTCGCCGTTCAGCCGCGGCCCGCTGCGCAACCTGGCCGACTTCCTGCAGTGCGGCCCCGCAGCCGCGCGCGCGCACCACCACGTGTGA